The sequence CAGGACGAGGCCGGCCACGGGCTGTATCTGTACTCCGCGGCCGAGACCCTCGGCGCCGACCGGGCGGACCTGACCGGGCGGCTGATCTCCGGCCGGCAGAAGTACTCGTCGATCTTCAACTACCCGACCCCCACGTTCGCCGACGTCGGGGTGATCGGCTGGTTCGTGGACGGCGCGGCGATCTGCAACCAGGTGCCGCTGTGCCGCAGTTCGTACGGTCCCTACGCGCGGTCGATGGTGCGGATCTGCAAGGAGGAGTCCTTCCACCAGCGCCAGGGCTACGAGCTGCTGCTGACGATGATGCGCGGGACGCAGGCGCAGCGCGCCATGGTGCAGGACGCGGTGGACCGCTGGTGGTGGCCTTCGCTGATGATGTTCGGGCCGCCCGACGGCGACTCGCCCAACTCGGCCGCCTCCATGGCGTGGAAGATCAAGCGGCACAGCAACGACGAGCTGCGCCAGCGGTTCGTCGACATGACCGTCCCCCAGGCGGAGAAGCTCGGCGTCACCCTGCCCGACCCGCAGTTGCGGTGGAACGAGGAGCGCGGGCGGCACGACTTCGGCACGCCCGACTGGTCGGAGTTGCAGCGGGTGATAGCCGGCAACGGACCGTGCAACACCGAGCGGATCGAGCGCCGCGCGGCCGCGCATGAGGAAGGGGCCTGGGTACGCGAGGCGGCCGCCGCCCACGCGGCGAAGCAGGCCGAGCGGGCCGAGCGGGCGGCCGCGGGGACGAAACGCGAAGGGGCAGCAGCATGAGCGGCACGGACAACGGCAACGGCGTCGACAGCGGCTCCGGCTCCGGCGGGCCCGGCGAAGCCGCC comes from Streptomyces sp. NBC_00448 and encodes:
- the paaA gene encoding 1,2-phenylacetyl-CoA epoxidase subunit PaaA: MTAGPARAADQDEGRDRDRDPEGRRFQAGFDATIDRDQRIEPRDWMPEGYRRTLVRQIAQHAHSEIIGMQPEGEWITRAPSLRRKAILFAKVQDEAGHGLYLYSAAETLGADRADLTGRLISGRQKYSSIFNYPTPTFADVGVIGWFVDGAAICNQVPLCRSSYGPYARSMVRICKEESFHQRQGYELLLTMMRGTQAQRAMVQDAVDRWWWPSLMMFGPPDGDSPNSAASMAWKIKRHSNDELRQRFVDMTVPQAEKLGVTLPDPQLRWNEERGRHDFGTPDWSELQRVIAGNGPCNTERIERRAAAHEEGAWVREAAAAHAAKQAERAERAAAGTKREGAAA